Below is a window of Flavobacterium cyclinae DNA.
CGCCTACAATATGTTGAAAAAATGGCTTCGCTTTTAAATCCTAATGGAAAATTAGCAGGACTATTATTTGATTTTCCTTTAACAGCTGAAGGTCCCCCATTTGGAGGTTCTGTAACCGAATATTTGAATCTGTTTTCAGACAAATTCAACATAAAAACACTAGAAAAAGCATATAATTCGATTAAGCCACGAGAAAATAAGGAACTCTTTTTTATCTTTGAGGTCAAATAACAACACACATGGAAAATATTATTTTAACACACGAAGAAATCAAACACAAAACCAAACGAATTGCTTACCAAATTTTCGAAACATTCGTAAATGAAGAGGAAGTAATTTTAGCAGGAATTGCTAATAACGGGTATATTTTTGCCCAAAAAGTTGCTGCAGAACTAGCTTTGATATCGGATTTAAAAATAACACTTTGTGAAGTTAAAATAAACAAACAAAATCCTCAAGAATCAATAAACACTTCAATACCTAGTGAATATTATAAAAATAAAGGATTAGTACTTATTGATGATGTTCTTAATTCAGGAACTACCTTAATTTATGGCGTAAAACACTTTTTAGAAGTTCCTTTAAGCAAATTTAAAACTGCTGTTTTAGTAGATAGAAATCATAAAAAATATCCAGTAAAAGCTGATTTTAAAGGATTATCATTATCGACTTCCTTACAAGAACACATTCAAGTTGTTTTTGAAGAAAATAATTCGTTTGCTTATCTAAATTAAAAGTGCTTTAATTTCATTTGAAATTTGTTCAACAGATTTATCATCATTATTTACTATTTTATTGGCTTGATGATAATAAAAATTTCTATCAAATAAATGCTTGTTGATAAAATCCTTTAAAGTAACCTCATCTTGATTATGAAGTAAAGGGCGTTTAGCTTTTTCTTTAATTAATCGACTTACCAATGTATCAACAGACGCTTTTAAATAAACAGAAAAAACGCCTTCTTGAAGTAATAACTCATGATTGTTGTAATAACATGGAGTTCCTCCGCCTAAACTTAGAATAAAAGGTTCTTTTTTATCTAAAAACTTTTTCAATATTTCATTTTCTTTTTTGCGAAAATAGATTTCACCTCTAGTTTGAAACAATTCAGTAATTGATTTTTGAGTTTCTTTTTCAATCTCTTGATCCAAATCATAGAACGGAATTTGAAGGCTTTCAGCTAAAAAAGCCCCTATTACCGACTTACCACACCCCATGTAACCTAATAAAACTATTTTCATAAATAAATAATACCCTATAAATTAAAGGGTTAAGAAATTAATTGTAAAAAAAGACAAATTTATAAGAAAATCCCATTGCAAAATAAATAAATGTTTTTATATTTGCACCCGCATTCAAGGAAATAAAATGACTTGGTAGCTCAGCTGGTAGAGCACATCACTTTTAATGATGGGGTCCTGGGTTCGAATCCCAGCCAGGTCACTATATAAAACTTATTTCTTGAACGCACCGACTTGGTAGCTCAGCTGGTAGAGCACATCACTTTTAATGATGGGGTCCTGGGTTCGAATCCCAGCCAGGTCACAGAAAATCTTAAAGACGTTGCATTGCAACGTCTTTGTTTTTTATGGCCAAGTGGAGAAACGGTAGACTCGCCATCTTGAGGGGGTGGTGCTCGTAAGGGCGTGAGGGTTCAAATCCCTCCTTGGTCACTAATTTAATCTTTCCTTACTAGTTTTGTTTAAGATATTTTATTAAATATTAAACATTTTTTGTTGAAATTATTTTTTTGTTTACTTTTTTTATTATTTTTGTTAAACAAAAGGAAATGAGAAATGAACAACGTCAAAAATGTTTTCAGTATTAAAGATTTAGAAAATCTTTCAGGAATTAAAGCTCACACCATTCGAATTTGGGAAAAAAGATATAATGTTTTAGAACCTATGCGTTCTGATACTAATATCCGATCTTATGATATTAAGAATTTACAAAAATTATTAAATATCGTTTTACTCCATAATTACGGATACAAGATTTCTAAAATTGGAACATTAACACAAGATCAAATAAACCAACTTGCCAACGATATTATATCTGAAAAAAGTGCAAAAAATCATGCTATTAGCACTTTCAAGATGGCGATGATGAATTTCGATCAATCGTTGTTTTTCAATACTTACAATCAATTATTGAGTGAGAAATCATTTCGTGAAGTATTTTATACTGTTTTTATCCCATTAATGCAAGAAATAGGATTTCTTTGGCAAACTGAAACCATTTCACCAGCACACGAACATTTTATTAGTTATTTAATTAAACAAAAACTTTTAATTAATACCGAAAAAGTTCAGATATTAGAACCTACAAGAACAGATAAAGTTTTTGTATTGTTTTTGCCTTTAAATGAAGTTCACGAACTAGGATTAATGTATTTAAATTATGAAATCTTACTAAAAGGATATCAAACCATTTACTTAGGAGAAAGTATCCCAACCGATAGTTTATTAGATTTGATTAATTCCTACGAAAAAATATCCTTTGTTAGTTACCTAACTGTTGAGCCTAATCAGGATGAAATAGACAATTATATGATTGACATTCAAGCTAAGTTAATTGAAAAAACCAATCATGAACTGCTATTATTAGGCAGAATGACACAGTCTATTTCATCTAAAGTCATCAAAAAGAACGTACGTATATTTAATAGTATAGAAGAACTTTCAAATACCTTATAAAAAGTTTGCTTTTGTTTAACTTTTTATTATCTTTGTTAAACAAAAATATTAAAATAGTGAGTAAAAAAATCGCCATTATCGGATCTGGATTTTCATCGTTAGCAGCTTCATGCTATTTAGCAAAGCAAGGTAACGATGTAACAGTTTTTGAAAAAAACAGCACCATAGGAGGAAGAGCTCGTCAACTTAAAAAAGAGGGATTTACTTTCGATATTGGACCAACGTGGTATTGGATGCCTGATGTGTTTGAACGTTTCTTTGCCGATTTTGGTAAAAAACCTTCCGATTATTACGAATTAATTAAACTCTCTCCCGCTTATCAAGTCTATTTTGGACATTTAGATTTTGTAACCATTGCTGACAATTTACCAGAAATTGTAAAAACTTTTGAATCCATAGAAAAAGGAAGCGGTAAGCAATTAGAACAATTTATGGCAGAAGCTAAAAGCAATTATGATATTGCTATTAAGGATTTAGTATATCGTCCAGGAGAATCGCCTTTGGAGTTGATTACTTTAGAAACAGCCAAAAAAGTGAATCAATTTTTTAGTAACATTAAAAAAGATGTTCGAAAACGATTCAAAAACATGAAACTGGTTCAAATTTTAGAATTTCCTGTTCTATTTTTAGGAGCTAAACCAAGTGATACACCTTCTTTTTACAACTTTATGAACTTTGCCGACTTTGGCTTAGGAACTTGGCATCCAAAGAATGGAATGTATTCGGTGATTTTAGCAATGGAATCTTTGGCTAAAGAATTGGGTGTAAAAATCGAAACGAATGCTAATGTTCAAAAAATTGACGTAACTAATGGAAAAGCATCGGGGTTATTAGTAAACAATAAAATTGTTACCGCAGATATAATCTTGAGCGGTGCCGATTATCATCACTCAGAAACTTTATTAGATGAGAAATACCGTCAATACTCAGAAAAATATTGGGAAAACAAAACATTTGCTCCTTCTTCACTCCTATTTTATGTAGGATTTGATAAGAAAATTGAAAATGTAGAACATCACTCTTTATTTTTCGATGTAGATTTCGATATTCATGCCGAAGCAATTTATGACAACCCAAAATGGCCTGAAGAACCATTATTTTACGCAAGTTTTCCATCAAAAACCGATGAAAATTCAGCTCCAGAAGGAAAAGAAGCGGGTATATTTTTGATTCCGTTAGCGCCAGGTTTAGAAGATACATACGAGTTACGAGAATTATATTTTGAAAAAATAATAACACGATTAGAAAAATTAACTAATCAAAGTGTAAAAAATAATATTATCTTTAAAGAATCATTTTGTGTAAATGATTTTGTTAAAGAATATAATTCGTACAAAGGGAATGCGTATGGTATGGCAAATACCTTATTGCAAACTGCTTTTTTAAGACCTAAATTGAAAAGTAAAAAAGTGCAAAACTTGTATTTTACTGGACAATTAACAGTACCAGGACCGGGAGTACCGCCGTCTTTAATTTCAGGAAAATTAGTTGCCGATTTAATAAAAAAGTATCAATAGTATGAAGTCCATTTTTGATAACGTTTCATTTGATTGTAGCGTAAAAGTTACAAAAGCGTATAGCACGTCATTTTCATCTGCTGTTAAAATGTTAGCACCCAGCATCCGTCAAGATATTTATAACATCTACGGATTTGTACGTTTTGCTGACGAAATTGTTGATACTTTTCACGATTACGATAAAGAAGCTTTGTTTTCTCAATTTGAAAATGAATTAAGCCTTGCGCTATCTCAAAAAATAAGTTTAAATCCTATTTTAAACTCATTTCAACATACCGTAAATAAATATAACATTCCAATGGATTTAATTGATGCGTTTATGCATAGTATGAAGTTGGATTTACATAAATCAGTTTATACCACAGTTGAAGAATACAATCAATACATTTATGGTTCGGCAGATGTTGTAGGATTAATGTGTTTAAAGGTTTTTGTAAATGGAAATGATGAAAAATACGAAGAATTAAAGCACAGCGCTATGCGATTAGGTTCTGCTTTCCAAAAAGTGAATTTCTTACGCGATTTAAAAGCAGATTTTGAGGATTTGAGTAGAACATATTTTCCAAATACTGATTTGTCTCGTCTAGACGAAGCTTCAAAACAGCAAATTATTAATGAGATTCAAGCTGATTTTGATGCCGGATTTGAAGGCATTCAAAAACTTCCAATTGAAGCTAAATTTGGTGTTTACACTGCTTACATTTATTACAAGAAATTATTAAGTAAATTAAAAAAGACTCCGTCTGTTGAAATTAAAAATACGAGAATTCGTGTTCCAGATTATGAAAAAGTGGGATTATTAGCTAAATGCTACTTGAATTACAGATTAAATATTTTGTAGAATAATTGAAGTTAGATTTGAAAATTAATTATTGAAATTTAAAATGCTATGTGGATACATATCTTAGTTTTTTTTACCACTTTTTGCTTTATGGAATTTATGGCATGGTTTAGTCATAAATACATCATGCATGGATTTTTATGGGTTTTACATGCCGATCATCACAAAAAAGATCACGATTCTTGGTTTGAACGAAATGATGCTTTCTTTATTTTTTATGCATTAGTAAGTATTGGTTGCTTTCTTTTATGGAAATATGAAATTTTTATTTATGGATTAGCCATAGGACTTGGAATTTTAGCTTATGGAATTGCCTATTTTTTTGTACACGATATTTTTATTCACCAACGATTTAAATTGTTTAGAAATGCTAACAATCGGTATGCAAGAGCTGTAAGAAGAGCACACAAGATGCATCATAAGCATATAGGTAAAGAACATGGTGAATGTTTTGGAATGTTAATTGTTCCTTTCAAATACTTTAAAAACTAAAAAATCCCGCTTAGCGGGATTTTTTTTATTGTTTCATAAATTGTTCTAAAGGTTTCAATTGATCAATATCCAATTTTGATTTTTGAAGTAATTGTAACATATTCATTACATGAGTAGGATTCATATCATTTCCTAAAACACGTACTACCGCAAAACCATTTTCTTTCTTGCCAGCTAAAAACACAAATTCATCAATGTGTTCATCATCATTACCTACAAAATATACAGCTGCACCATCGTTTCCAGAACCTATTTTCATTAATTGTTGATAGCTTTCATCTTTTAATATTGATTTAACTTCTTTGATCTCATTTTCATATCCTACAGTATTAATAGAATCACTTTTAAAAGCTAAAACATTCATTTTATCAAAAGATTGTAAGGCTTCTTTTTCAGTATTAGATAATGAAACCTTATCTGTTTTTAAAACATCCGATGATAAGTCTAATGTAATAAATTGAGAAGATTCTGCTTTTTTTACAAAGTACTTTTGCAATGTTGGTTTGTTATTACAACTTACCACAAAAAACACGCTTAATAGGAGTAAAAGGAATTGTTTCATATCTTATTTCTTTGAAGCTTTTTTTAAATCATCTCCACCAGGCAAACTCATTTTTTCAGTTAACATCGAAATTTCATCTAAATTAAAGTTTCCTGTTAATGATAATACAATTGTACTGGCTTCTTTCATATTAGCACCTTCTATAAACATTAAAAGCTCTTTTACAACATTTTGATTAGCGCCCGATTTCACATAAATTTTTACATTTTTACCATCGCTATTAACACGCATCAATTCTTCTAACGGATTAGACTTCAAATAAGAATTTACCGTTGCTTTCATATCAGCTGCAATCTTTGCATTGTTTGTAGTGAAAACTTTTAAGTTTTCTAATTTTTTAAGCAAATTCATATATTGTTGCATTTCTTTATCTTTTGCATCAACTTTTACTTTGCTCATCATTTCAAACATTTTTTTATTTACTACAACAGATGTAACACCATCTTTATCTTCAAATTTATCAAAAGATCCTTGTGCAAAAGAAACCACTGATGCAAATAAAAACGCTATAACTACTACTAAATTTTTCATTTCCTTATTATTTAAAAATTGTTTTTTTTGATTTTTCATATTCTTCTAAATATACTACACTTTCCATGCCAATGTTAACTTGTTCAGATACCATTTTTAAGGCTTTTTGGGTAGCAATAAATGCTTCTTCTGGATTATCATAAGTTCCCAAATCATCTTGTTTTGAAAACGAAGGATAATAAAAAGTAGCTAATCCAAAAAGGACAGCAAAACTTGCAGCGATACCTATCCATTTTACAGTATTTTGTTTTCTAGGTTGTAATGGAAGTTTTTGCTTGAATTGCGTTTCTTTTTGTATTTCAAAGTAACCAAATAACGGTTGATATTTTGCCAAATGTGGCGCCACATCGTTGGAAGAAAAATAGGCCTTTAATTGTTTTTCTTCTGCTATTGTAGTTTCTCCTTGAAAGTATTTTTCCAATAATTGTTCAACTAACTTGAGTTCCATAATTATGTGTTTTTTCAATTTGTTCTCTTAAGGTTTTTCGCGCTCTTGACAACGCTACACGAACCGCTGTTTCATTCATTTCTAATACTTGAGCAATTTCTGAAAATTCATATTCTTCAATTTCTCTAAGTTGCAATATCATTCGTTGCTGTTCTGGTAATTCACCTATAAGCTTTTCTGCCCATTGCAACGTATTTTGATGTTCAATTTGTGTTTCAACACTTACTTGCTTGTCTTGATAATTGCTATGCACAATTTGCAAATTTGTAGCTCTTTTACTTTTAAGTTGATCCAAACAATAATTCTTGGTCATCGTCATCGCTAAAGCTTCCACACTATTGTATTGTTCCAAAGAACTGTTTTTATTCCATAACCTAACCAACACTTCCTGGGTAGCGTCTTCTGCCTCCTCAGTACTAACGAGCATTCGTTTCGCTAAACGAAATAACTTATCCTTGAAAGGAGTGATTATTTGTACAAACTCGTTTTGGTTCATATTAATTGGTTGGTTTATAATGAAGACGAATGTAATTTAATTTTGTTACAAAATGAAAAAAGGTTTTGATAAAATTATACCAAAACCTTTTAAAATCAATTTGTTATTTAGTTTTAAAACATAAAGTTCAAACCTAGTTTAAAGTTTCTACCTCTTGAATTATAACCGATTACTTCTTGAAAATCTTCATTAAAAATATTGGTTACTGAACCAAAAACTTGCAAACGATTTGGTAAAACCTCATATGAAATATTGGAATTTACTAACTGATAAGCTGATAAATTAACTCCTTCAGTTGCCCAAATATTTGAATTATAGAAAGCATCATTTCTTTTGTCAACGTATTGATAATTAATTCCGAATGTTCCTCTTTTTAATTTAAAGCTCAAATCTACATTTCCTTTGTGTTTTGGAATCAAACGATTTAATTGCTCTTCTACTTGAGTAAATGTATAATTTCCTCCAATATTCAAATTATCTGATAAGGCATAACGAGCACTAACTTCAACACCTTTCGCATTAAATGTGCCATCTACGTTTATGTAATAAGACTCAAAAGTTGTTGAATCAAAGAAAAATCCAATTGTATTACTTTCTTCTCTATAAAAACCAACCGCATTAATCGTTAATTTTTTATCCAATAATTGCGATTCAAAACCAAATTCTGCCGTAGCATTTTCTTCTGGAGTTAAGTCTAAATTCCCGTAAGGACCATATAATTGGTACAAACTTGGCGTGATGAAAGCCGTACTGTAGGAAGCTAATACTTTCAATGGTAAATTTTCAAACGAATAACTCGGATTAAAATTATACACTGCTTGATTTCCGTATTCGCTATGGGTATTGAAACGAGCTCCAGCATTGACATTCAAACCAAAATCGGAATTAAAAACCAATGCCGCATACGGATCTAATAAATTGAACTTCGCTCCTTCTCTTGCCACATCGGTATAAGCGTCTTTTTGTGTCATATCGAAATATTGATATTGCGCACCTAAAACCAAATATAGTTGTTTGCTGAAATTGTATTTATTGAAAGCATCAATCGAAGCACTTCTTCCTGAATAGTTATAAGTATCAATCGTTCCCGACCACGAATTTGAAATATTTAACACTCTATCAATAGTTGAAGCTCCTGCATTAATGGCAAATTCTCCTTTATTATATTTGTATTTTGGCAAGAATCCGATTCTAAATTGTTCCGAAAAACTATTGTTATTCAAATCGTCAGAATTCGCAATAATACCATCAAACGAATTGTCGAAAGTGTTTTTGATTCGGTCATAATTCCCGAAAAACTCAAAACTTAATTTATCAGTTGCCTTGAATCCGATTCTTTGCAACACATTCACTCTCGAAAACGTATCTTCTTCAAAATTTTCTCCAGCGGCTTCTGACATTCCTTTCGTTTCTGTGCTGTTTAAAGTGGTCATGTAGGAAACTTTATTGATGGTCCCGTTTACCGATAATCCTTGATTAAAATCTTGTGCACTTGTCTTTGAAGTTTCGGAAGAATTTTGCGTTCCCATATTGATGTACGCATTTCCTGAAATTTCCTTTTTAGCAGATTTTTTCAAAGTAATATTGATTACTCCTGTTGCCGCTCCTGTTCCGTATAACGTGCTCGAAGCGCCTTTCATTACTTCAATTTTCTCGATTTGTTCTACTGGAATCAAACGCAAATCGTATTCGATATTAATTCCTGAAGCATCAGAAACCGGAACACCATCAATGTAAATAGCAACCTGACGATTACGACCACCACGAATGTAATAACCTAAGTTTTTTCCATTAAACGATTGATTTCCATTGATTTCCACTCCAGCAACCTGACTCAAAACATTAGCCAAATTTTGACCTTTTTTAGCTTCTAAGTCTTGTGCAGTAATCACTTCAATAATTTTACCTGATTTTTCTTTGCTTTGCGCAAATTTTGTATCCGAAATAACAACTTCTTTTAAGTTGTTTACCTTTAGCGTATCTGATTCTTGAGCATACGCAAAAGCAGTAGCTAGTGTGAAAACACTTAAGCCAATAAACTTTTTGTTCATTTTAGGGTTAATAAAAAAATGCTGAACTAATTTTTCAACACATAGAATCATAGCTGAAATAGAAAGTAAAAAGGCATTTCATTTAACATAGATAACAAAGCGCTATGTGTAAAAATAATTTTTCTAAAACAACCTTTAAAAAAAACTACAAACTATGTGACTATGTGTTTAAACCAATCACTTCAATCAATAATTAATAATCTGGGAGAAAAGCACAGAATTTACCCATACTCAAACTTTTTTTCCCGAAAGTTTGTTACTCAATGAATGTGGCAGGTCTCCTGGCTTGCGTCTTGTTATCAACCTTCTCATTCGCCGTGGCGAACAATGGTAATGTAGAAAATAACAAGCTTGATAGCTTACAGTTGCGGGTACAGCTCAAGATTTTTGATTTTAGATTGATGATTTTAAATTTCAGAATAACTTCAAAAATCTTAAATCCTTAATCAATAGTCATCAATCACTTGATTCCCTTTTAATGTTGTTTTGAAAAAAATCAGAAACAACAACCAAAATTCGAGTGCAAAGGTATTTTAATTTTGTTTACATTTGAAAAAAAATATGAAAAAATATTTTTACATTGTTGTTCTATTAAGTTTGAATTGTTTGTCTCAAGTGAATTCAAATGAAAATCAAGAAATTTTATCGTTTAACAAAGTTGACGTAATTCCAATTTTTGAAAATTGCAAAAATGAGAAGAAAGACAATCAAAGAGATTGTGTTGTAAATTTAATCAATGCTCACATTGAAAAAAATTTGAAATATCCTGAAGAAGCCAAAAAAGTCAATCTAGAGTCTAAAGTTTTTTGCACTTTTATAATTGATGAAAATGGGAAAGTAACGGTAACTGAAGCCAAAGGAAAGCCAACATCATTTAAAAAAGCATTTGAAAATGAAGCCATTCGAGTGCTTAATTTACTTCCAAAGTTTATTCCTGGCAAACACAACGATAAATTGATAAAAGTTCAAGCACAATATACAGTTGAGTTCAAATTGAAAGATGATAAAATTGAAATAATAGATTATGAAAACACTCCAATTGTGGTAATGAGCGACGAAACAATAGTTGGAGAACCCAATTATGAAGATGAAGTGATTCCTTTTCAAGTAGTTGAACAAATTCCTTTATTCAAAGAATGTAAAATGGTAGAACTTGAAAATCAGAGAGAATGTTTTCAAGAACAAATGAAAAAGCATATAGAAACACAATTAAGATATCCTGAACACGCTAAACAATTTAAGGCTCAAGATCGTGTAATTACGCTTTTTGAAATTAATAAATTAGGCTATGTTACTAATATTAAAGTACGTTCTAGATTAAATGATGAATTTAGAATTTTATTTGAATCAGAAGCTAAACGAATCATTGGAACATTACCACAATTTTCTCCAGGTTTACAAAGAGGAAAAACTGTAATAGTCTCTTATTCAATTCCAATAAATTTCAAATTATAATCTACTTTTTCTTATTCATCTTACGCCACAACCAAATAAACCCAATTACAAAATGTACTAAAATGATTGTTGCTACGGCATATATGAAAGCGTTGGAATCTGTTCTCATGTTTTTTATGGCAAATTTAGTGGTTTTGGTAATTTCTTTCTGTCTTATTTGTTACACAAAGTTATAGAAAAAAACCTTTGCATCTTAGCGTCTTTGCGTGCAGAAAATAAAAAACTACTTTTGCAAAAAACATTTTCATGCGTCATTATATCTTTTTAGCTGTTTTATTTTTAGGATTTATCCAATGTAAAGAATCAGAAAACTCAGCAAATCTTTCTAATTCAGTTCAAAACTATATTCAACATTCGGAAGGATTTTCAATTGTAAAATATGAAGGCTTTTCAATTGTAAAAGTTTCAAATGCATATCCTGAAGCTAAAGACAATTACACCTATGTACTTCATAAAAAAGGAGTTCAAATTCCAGATAGCTTACAACAATTTACTTCTATTGAAGTTCCTATTAAAAAAGTAATCGTTACTTCAACTACGCACATTCCTGCTTTGGAATCTTTAGGAGTAGAAAATACTTTAATTGGTTTTCCAACCACACAATACATATCATCTGAAAAAACAAGAGCTTTAATCGATGATGGAAAAGTGAGAGATTTAGGTTCCAATCAAGGATTAAATATCGAAGTCATTTTAGACATTCAACCCGATGTAATCGTAGGATTTAGTGTGGATGGCGATTTGAAAACCTACAAAAACTTAGAAAAAAACGGTCAGAAAATCATCTTCAACGGCGATTGGACTGAAAAAACACCATTAGGAAAAGCCGAATGGATTAAATTCTTTGGTGCATTATATGATTTAGACAAAAAAGCAACTGAAATCTTCAACTCAATTGAGAAAGAATACAATTCCGTATTAGATTTAGCGAAAAATGCCAAAACCCAACCCACTATTTTTGCAGGTGCTATCTACGAAGACCAATGGTTTTTACCACAAGGCGATAGTTGGGCAGCTTATTTCTTAAAAGAAGCCAACGGAAATTATTTATGGAAAGATTCCAAAGGAACGGGAAGTTTAGCTTTATCGTTTGAAAGCGTTTTAGACAAAGCAAAAGATGCTGATTTTTGGATTGGTCCAGGGCAATTTACATCGATTCAACAAATTTTGAATAACAACCCAAATTACATTCACTTTAAAGCAGTTGCAACTAAAAACGTGTATTCCTTTAGTACCAAAAAAGGCAAAACAGGAGGTGTTATTTATTATGAATTAGCACAAAATCGACCTGATTTAGTTTTAAAAGATATTGTGAAGATTTTACATCCTGAAGTGTTGCCAGATTATGAGTTGTTCTTTTTTGAGAAGCTGAAGTAAAATTGAAACCTGATTTCAAATTGAAACACATAGTCACATAGTTTAGCTTTATGTAAATTTTAGGCGTTTCACTTTACATAGTTAACATAAGCTATGTGAGAATGAAATGATTTCAACAGAACTTTACTTTACATTTTTTCTATGTGACTATGTGTTTAAAAACCCAAAAAACGTAATTTAGCCAAAAATTCAACGCATGCCATTAACCAAAAAACAAAACCTTCTTTTCATCCTCTTGCTTGTCGCAATGGTGTTTTTGTTTTTGGTAAATATTAGCTTAGGTTCGGTTTCTATTCCTTTGAAAGAAGTCGTTAAAGGACTTTTCTCGCAAGAAATGAGTAAGGAAAGTTGGGAAATCATTCTGTGGAATTTCCGTTTTCCAAAAGCCATAACCGCAATTTTAGTTGGAATTGGACTTTCGATGAGCGGCTTGTTGATGCAAACCTTATTTCGAAATCCATTGGCAGGACCTTATGTTTTGGGATTGAGTTCGGGTGCGAGTTTGGGTGTAGCGTTTATCATTTTAGGAACAGGATTTTTACCCACTTTTATTTCATCTTTCTTTTTATCAAATTACGGATTAATTTTAGCTTCGAGTTTAGGAAGTTTATTGGTTTTTATGGCCGTTTTAATGGTATCGAAAAAACTAAAAGACACCATGGCAATCCTAATTGTCGGATTGATGTTTGGAAGTTTCACTAGTGCCATAGTTTCGGTTTTATCTTATTTTACTTCGGCTGAAAAATTGCAGAAATTCACTT
It encodes the following:
- a CDS encoding phosphoribosyltransferase domain-containing protein; this translates as MENIILTHEEIKHKTKRIAYQIFETFVNEEEVILAGIANNGYIFAQKVAAELALISDLKITLCEVKINKQNPQESINTSIPSEYYKNKGLVLIDDVLNSGTTLIYGVKHFLEVPLSKFKTAVLVDRNHKKYPVKADFKGLSLSTSLQEHIQVVFEENNSFAYLN
- a CDS encoding MerR family transcriptional regulator: MNNVKNVFSIKDLENLSGIKAHTIRIWEKRYNVLEPMRSDTNIRSYDIKNLQKLLNIVLLHNYGYKISKIGTLTQDQINQLANDIISEKSAKNHAISTFKMAMMNFDQSLFFNTYNQLLSEKSFREVFYTVFIPLMQEIGFLWQTETISPAHEHFISYLIKQKLLINTEKVQILEPTRTDKVFVLFLPLNEVHELGLMYLNYEILLKGYQTIYLGESIPTDSLLDLINSYEKISFVSYLTVEPNQDEIDNYMIDIQAKLIEKTNHELLLLGRMTQSISSKVIKKNVRIFNSIEELSNTL
- a CDS encoding DUF4252 domain-containing protein translates to MKNLVVVIAFLFASVVSFAQGSFDKFEDKDGVTSVVVNKKMFEMMSKVKVDAKDKEMQQYMNLLKKLENLKVFTTNNAKIAADMKATVNSYLKSNPLEELMRVNSDGKNVKIYVKSGANQNVVKELLMFIEGANMKEASTIVLSLTGNFNLDEISMLTEKMSLPGGDDLKKASKK
- a CDS encoding DUF4252 domain-containing protein, with translation MKQFLLLLLSVFFVVSCNNKPTLQKYFVKKAESSQFITLDLSSDVLKTDKVSLSNTEKEALQSFDKMNVLAFKSDSINTVGYENEIKEVKSILKDESYQQLMKIGSGNDGAAVYFVGNDDEHIDEFVFLAGKKENGFAVVRVLGNDMNPTHVMNMLQLLQKSKLDIDQLKPLEQFMKQ
- a CDS encoding shikimate kinase, which gives rise to MKIVLLGYMGCGKSVIGAFLAESLQIPFYDLDQEIEKETQKSITELFQTRGEIYFRKKENEILKKFLDKKEPFILSLGGGTPCYYNNHELLLQEGVFSVYLKASVDTLVSRLIKEKAKRPLLHNQDEVTLKDFINKHLFDRNFYYHQANKIVNNDDKSVEQISNEIKALLI
- a CDS encoding phytoene/squalene synthase family protein; the encoded protein is MKSIFDNVSFDCSVKVTKAYSTSFSSAVKMLAPSIRQDIYNIYGFVRFADEIVDTFHDYDKEALFSQFENELSLALSQKISLNPILNSFQHTVNKYNIPMDLIDAFMHSMKLDLHKSVYTTVEEYNQYIYGSADVVGLMCLKVFVNGNDEKYEELKHSAMRLGSAFQKVNFLRDLKADFEDLSRTYFPNTDLSRLDEASKQQIINEIQADFDAGFEGIQKLPIEAKFGVYTAYIYYKKLLSKLKKTPSVEIKNTRIRVPDYEKVGLLAKCYLNYRLNIL
- a CDS encoding sterol desaturase family protein, with protein sequence MWIHILVFFTTFCFMEFMAWFSHKYIMHGFLWVLHADHHKKDHDSWFERNDAFFIFYALVSIGCFLLWKYEIFIYGLAIGLGILAYGIAYFFVHDIFIHQRFKLFRNANNRYARAVRRAHKMHHKHIGKEHGECFGMLIVPFKYFKN
- a CDS encoding RNA polymerase sigma factor — translated: MNQNEFVQIITPFKDKLFRLAKRMLVSTEEAEDATQEVLVRLWNKNSSLEQYNSVEALAMTMTKNYCLDQLKSKRATNLQIVHSNYQDKQVSVETQIEHQNTLQWAEKLIGELPEQQRMILQLREIEEYEFSEIAQVLEMNETAVRVALSRARKTLREQIEKTHNYGTQVS
- a CDS encoding phytoene desaturase family protein; the protein is MSKKIAIIGSGFSSLAASCYLAKQGNDVTVFEKNSTIGGRARQLKKEGFTFDIGPTWYWMPDVFERFFADFGKKPSDYYELIKLSPAYQVYFGHLDFVTIADNLPEIVKTFESIEKGSGKQLEQFMAEAKSNYDIAIKDLVYRPGESPLELITLETAKKVNQFFSNIKKDVRKRFKNMKLVQILEFPVLFLGAKPSDTPSFYNFMNFADFGLGTWHPKNGMYSVILAMESLAKELGVKIETNANVQKIDVTNGKASGLLVNNKIVTADIILSGADYHHSETLLDEKYRQYSEKYWENKTFAPSSLLFYVGFDKKIENVEHHSLFFDVDFDIHAEAIYDNPKWPEEPLFYASFPSKTDENSAPEGKEAGIFLIPLAPGLEDTYELRELYFEKIITRLEKLTNQSVKNNIIFKESFCVNDFVKEYNSYKGNAYGMANTLLQTAFLRPKLKSKKVQNLYFTGQLTVPGPGVPPSLISGKLVADLIKKYQ